The following proteins come from a genomic window of Microbacterium sulfonylureivorans:
- a CDS encoding glycoside hydrolase family 2 protein: MIRLRASEQDGSYPRPLLVRDQWADLNGDWGFTTDDGDAGLLAGWHAGAAGIFDRTIRVPFTLEAPLSGIGDPAPHPVVWYRRAFSTDIRNGERAILHFGAVDYRAQVWVDGALVADHSGGQASFSADITAALSDGSDHVVVVRAEDPLDDPDRPRGKQDWRRDAHAIWYRRATGVWGSVWLESVPALHIDDVDWRFDPATRRLGVSVWLSEAPARETSISVRLEHDHRALGLITAAAVSRRVELSVELPALRNAQEAKSLLWSPERPTLIDAELELCEGPTVIDTVWSYTGLRSVGTGGGAFLVNGMPTYMRSVLEQGYWPDGIWTAPSPGHLKSEVEAIVALGFNAVRIHQKVEDPRFLYWCDRLGVMVWGEIGAAYGFSPDAVELFTTEWMRSVRQRRSHPSLVAWVPFNESWGVHDIELSTPQQDFVRGVTQLTRALDPTRPVISNDGWEHVGSDILSIHDYATDPAVLSQRYATPDAVALVMAGPGPFGRRVALPGQPLGPNDAPVMLTEFGGIAFSNDDTWGYSVVSDDEEFSHDLQELFAAVHGSPILTGFCYTQLTDTAQEANGLLREDRTPKLPVEMIRRMVLGVHDPAQKAAAPIVAPHADATLAGGSV; encoded by the coding sequence ATGATCCGTCTTCGCGCGTCCGAGCAGGACGGCTCCTACCCCCGCCCGCTCCTCGTCCGCGATCAGTGGGCGGATCTGAACGGCGACTGGGGCTTCACGACCGACGACGGCGACGCGGGACTGCTCGCGGGATGGCACGCCGGGGCCGCCGGCATCTTCGATCGCACGATCCGCGTGCCCTTCACTCTGGAGGCGCCCCTGTCGGGAATCGGCGACCCCGCCCCGCACCCGGTCGTGTGGTATCGGCGTGCCTTCTCGACGGACATCCGCAACGGAGAACGCGCCATCCTGCACTTCGGGGCGGTCGACTACCGGGCGCAGGTGTGGGTCGACGGCGCTCTCGTGGCCGACCACTCCGGGGGGCAGGCGTCCTTCTCCGCCGACATCACCGCGGCGCTGTCCGATGGCAGCGATCACGTCGTCGTCGTCCGCGCCGAGGATCCGCTCGACGACCCTGACCGCCCGCGCGGCAAGCAGGACTGGCGCCGCGATGCCCACGCCATCTGGTACCGCCGCGCCACCGGGGTCTGGGGATCGGTGTGGCTGGAGTCGGTTCCCGCCCTCCACATCGACGACGTCGACTGGCGGTTCGATCCCGCGACCCGTCGGCTCGGCGTATCCGTCTGGCTGAGCGAGGCCCCGGCGCGAGAGACGAGCATCTCGGTCAGACTCGAGCACGACCATCGAGCCCTCGGACTGATCACCGCCGCAGCGGTTTCGCGACGCGTCGAGCTCAGCGTGGAGCTTCCCGCCCTTCGCAACGCGCAAGAGGCAAAGTCACTGCTCTGGTCGCCCGAGCGGCCGACACTGATCGACGCCGAGCTCGAGCTGTGCGAAGGCCCGACCGTGATCGACACCGTCTGGAGCTACACCGGCCTGCGGTCGGTGGGCACCGGCGGGGGCGCCTTCCTCGTCAACGGCATGCCGACGTACATGCGTTCTGTGCTCGAACAGGGATACTGGCCGGACGGCATCTGGACGGCGCCGTCCCCTGGCCACCTGAAGTCCGAGGTCGAGGCGATCGTCGCGCTCGGATTCAATGCGGTCCGCATCCATCAGAAGGTGGAGGATCCGCGATTCCTCTACTGGTGCGATCGACTCGGGGTCATGGTCTGGGGCGAGATCGGCGCCGCCTATGGTTTCTCGCCAGATGCCGTGGAGCTCTTCACCACCGAGTGGATGCGGTCGGTGCGGCAACGTCGCTCGCACCCCTCTCTCGTGGCCTGGGTGCCCTTCAACGAGAGCTGGGGAGTCCACGACATCGAACTGTCCACGCCCCAGCAGGACTTCGTCCGGGGCGTCACACAGCTCACGCGGGCACTCGATCCCACGCGTCCGGTCATTTCGAACGACGGCTGGGAGCACGTCGGCAGCGACATCCTCTCGATCCATGACTACGCGACCGACCCTGCCGTGCTCTCACAGCGGTACGCCACACCGGACGCAGTGGCGTTGGTCATGGCGGGTCCGGGGCCCTTCGGGAGGCGTGTCGCGCTTCCCGGTCAGCCGCTGGGGCCGAACGACGCCCCGGTCATGCTGACCGAGTTCGGGGGGATCGCCTTCAGCAACGACGACACGTGGGGATACTCCGTCGTCTCCGACGACGAGGAATTCAGCCACGACCTGCAGGAGCTGTTCGCCGCCGTGCACGGCTCGCCGATCCTGACCGGCTTCTGCTACACCCAGCTCACCGACACTGCACAGGAGGCCAACGGACTCCTCCGAGAGGACCGCACGCCCAAGCTGCCTGTCGAGATGATCCGACGCATGGTGCTCGGCGTGCACGATCCCGCACAGAAGGCCGCCGCGCCGATCGTCGCCCCGCACGCCGATGCGACGCTGGCGGGAGGGTCGGTCTGA
- a CDS encoding carbohydrate ABC transporter permease: protein MSAEESLAPPTRRSAGQRRANVIYVAVGCVLSLLFVGPLVLAVIRSLQTEAQIVQPPNANSFDGLSLENYLGIFTRLPFLEMLGNSLIVSLGSAVVTAVIATLAGYGLGRFTFRGQSVVFGVILLALMVPFQVLFTPIYLQFNALGLTDSRIGLIIFYVTFNLPFAVFIMRNTFAAMPRELEEAAYVDGASTMGTLIHVLRPLALPGVATVVIFTFLACWTEFLGAFLFLTSQDKQTLPVGLLTLIQGGFGGISFGYVIAGSVISLIPCVILFIALQRYYVQGLAAGSVKN from the coding sequence ATGAGCGCCGAGGAGAGCCTCGCCCCGCCCACGCGACGTTCCGCGGGACAACGGCGGGCAAACGTCATCTACGTCGCCGTAGGGTGCGTCCTTTCGCTCCTGTTCGTCGGCCCCCTCGTGTTGGCGGTCATCAGATCTCTGCAGACCGAGGCGCAGATCGTCCAGCCGCCGAACGCCAACAGCTTCGACGGCCTCAGCCTCGAGAACTATCTCGGCATCTTCACGAGGCTGCCCTTCCTCGAGATGCTCGGCAACAGCCTGATCGTGTCGCTGGGCAGCGCCGTGGTGACAGCGGTCATCGCCACACTGGCCGGCTACGGCCTCGGCCGATTCACATTCCGCGGTCAGAGCGTCGTGTTCGGCGTCATCCTCCTTGCCCTGATGGTGCCCTTCCAGGTGCTGTTCACCCCGATCTATCTGCAGTTCAACGCGCTCGGGCTCACCGACAGCAGGATCGGTCTGATCATCTTCTACGTCACCTTCAACCTGCCGTTCGCCGTGTTCATCATGCGCAACACCTTCGCCGCGATGCCCCGCGAGCTCGAGGAAGCGGCCTACGTGGACGGGGCCTCCACGATGGGGACCCTCATCCACGTGCTGCGTCCGCTGGCGCTGCCCGGTGTCGCGACGGTGGTGATCTTCACCTTCCTCGCGTGCTGGACCGAGTTCCTTGGAGCGTTCCTGTTCCTCACCTCCCAGGACAAGCAGACCCTTCCGGTCGGCTTGCTCACCCTGATCCAGGGCGGGTTCGGGGGAATCAGCTTCGGATACGTGATCGCCGGCAGCGTCATCTCCCTCATCCCCTGCGTCATCCTCTTCATCGCGCTGCAGCGCTACTACGTGCAGGGCCTCGCCGCAGGCTCTGTCAAGAACTGA
- a CDS encoding LacI family DNA-binding transcriptional regulator: MTLRDVAEAAGVSISTVSRILDDRTPNSRSATADRVRQTADSLGYRRNAAASGLRRGATGTIGVLVPRLTDTVMALMFEAIERVARSRGYFAVVATAGDEPDDERRATETLLDRGVDAVMLATARLDDMLPASLRARGIPHVLVLRTDGVSPSSLGDDEMGGYLAVRHLVDLGHREIAVVTGPDFTSSARSRLAGARRAAAEAGLQLEPGRIVSGGYGVDDGVVAGEHLFAQANPPTAVFAANDNIALGVVSAAGNAGLTIGADVSIVGYNDIPLASRLSVPLTSVRVPFDQIAATAFDLLHDPTSADAAVRLAFPSLVPRASTARLR, translated from the coding sequence GTGACCCTTCGCGATGTCGCGGAAGCGGCCGGAGTGAGCATCTCGACCGTCAGCCGGATCCTCGACGACCGCACGCCGAACTCCCGCTCGGCGACGGCCGATCGCGTGAGGCAGACCGCCGACTCGCTCGGCTACCGTCGCAACGCCGCCGCCTCCGGCCTCCGCCGGGGTGCGACCGGCACGATCGGCGTGCTCGTACCCCGGCTGACGGACACGGTCATGGCGCTGATGTTCGAGGCGATCGAGCGCGTCGCTCGATCCCGCGGATACTTCGCCGTCGTCGCAACCGCGGGCGACGAGCCGGACGACGAGCGCCGTGCGACGGAGACCCTCCTCGACCGGGGAGTGGACGCCGTCATGCTCGCCACCGCCCGCCTGGACGACATGCTTCCCGCGTCGCTGCGGGCACGCGGCATCCCTCATGTGCTCGTCCTCCGCACGGACGGGGTGAGCCCCTCGTCGCTCGGAGACGACGAGATGGGCGGCTACCTCGCCGTGCGCCACCTCGTCGATCTCGGCCACCGTGAAATCGCCGTCGTCACCGGTCCGGACTTCACCTCCAGTGCACGGTCGCGCCTGGCCGGCGCTCGCCGCGCCGCAGCCGAGGCAGGCCTCCAGCTCGAACCGGGCCGGATCGTCTCGGGCGGCTACGGTGTTGACGACGGCGTGGTAGCCGGTGAGCACCTCTTCGCTCAGGCGAACCCGCCCACCGCCGTCTTCGCAGCGAACGACAACATCGCGCTCGGGGTCGTCAGCGCGGCAGGCAACGCGGGGCTGACGATCGGCGCAGACGTCTCCATCGTCGGCTACAACGACATCCCTCTCGCCAGCCGACTCTCCGTCCCGTTGACCTCGGTCCGGGTGCCCTTCGACCAGATCGCCGCGACGGCCTTCGACCTCCTCCACGACCCGACGAGCGCGGACGCCGCGGTGCGGCTCGCATTCCCCAGCCTGGTTCCCCGCGCGTCGACGGCACGCTTGCGCTGA
- a CDS encoding MFS transporter, protein MTQRWPELRLVLTLIAAQFAVMLDSSILNVALPSIATDLGLTPVGTAWVLNAYFLTFGGLLLISGRAADVFGRRRLFLLGAGVLVLGSVLGGFATTEMVLIGARLIQGAGAAMLSPAAMSVILARFTGPGRARAMSGWGAASTVGGAAGVTLGGILTAAFSWQSVLFVTGAVAAVVGVAGWMLLPAEKATTRRPFDAAGAALLTGAAVAVVFGVLSAPHRGLLSLEVVGAAILAVTCVTGFVLVERRAADPVLPTGVLRDPRVSGGISVNLLGGAARIACFVLVALLLQQVLEYGPGLAGLAMLPTSLAGFLISVIVLPRALNRLGPERVALIGLLLLALAHLIFATVDSGDSYLLRVLPALVIAAAGVAFSFTPTTLVISEGIAAQNSGVSSGLASATAQLGGAIGIAVFGALDAAGRAAVLEAGGTSLAAAEAGLQAANLAAAVAAGLAAVIALTTFPALTTARTST, encoded by the coding sequence ATGACACAACGCTGGCCGGAATTGCGGCTCGTGCTCACGCTGATCGCGGCTCAGTTCGCGGTGATGCTCGACTCGAGCATCCTGAATGTGGCGCTGCCCTCCATTGCGACCGACCTCGGACTCACGCCGGTCGGAACCGCCTGGGTACTGAACGCCTACTTCCTGACATTCGGCGGCCTGCTGCTCATCTCGGGACGTGCCGCGGACGTCTTCGGCCGACGTCGGCTGTTCCTCCTCGGAGCCGGTGTGCTGGTCCTTGGCTCGGTTCTCGGCGGGTTTGCGACGACCGAGATGGTCCTCATCGGCGCCCGGCTGATCCAGGGCGCGGGTGCGGCGATGCTGAGCCCCGCCGCCATGTCGGTGATCTTGGCCCGGTTCACCGGCCCGGGACGCGCTCGAGCCATGAGTGGCTGGGGCGCCGCATCCACCGTCGGCGGAGCCGCCGGTGTGACGCTCGGCGGCATCCTCACCGCGGCCTTCTCCTGGCAGAGCGTCCTCTTCGTCACCGGTGCGGTCGCTGCCGTCGTCGGCGTGGCCGGATGGATGCTCCTCCCGGCGGAGAAGGCTACGACGAGACGTCCATTCGACGCGGCCGGCGCGGCCCTCCTGACAGGGGCGGCAGTCGCGGTCGTCTTCGGTGTGCTGTCCGCACCGCATCGCGGACTCCTCTCTCTTGAGGTCGTCGGTGCGGCAATCCTCGCGGTCACCTGCGTGACCGGTTTCGTCCTCGTCGAGCGGCGAGCGGCGGACCCCGTCCTGCCCACCGGGGTGCTTCGCGACCCCCGTGTGAGCGGTGGCATCTCGGTGAACCTGCTCGGCGGGGCCGCCCGCATCGCCTGCTTCGTGCTCGTCGCACTGCTGCTGCAGCAGGTCCTCGAGTACGGTCCGGGCCTGGCCGGCCTCGCCATGCTCCCGACATCCCTGGCAGGGTTCCTGATCAGCGTCATCGTGCTGCCCAGGGCGCTCAACAGACTGGGCCCCGAGCGGGTGGCGCTCATCGGGCTCCTCCTTCTCGCACTGGCGCATCTCATCTTCGCGACCGTCGACAGTGGGGACTCGTATCTGCTGCGCGTCCTGCCGGCGCTCGTGATCGCTGCCGCAGGCGTTGCGTTCAGCTTCACCCCGACGACCCTCGTCATCTCCGAAGGCATCGCCGCCCAGAACTCCGGAGTCAGCTCAGGCCTCGCGTCCGCGACCGCGCAATTGGGAGGAGCCATCGGAATCGCCGTCTTCGGCGCACTCGACGCCGCGGGCCGAGCAGCCGTACTCGAGGCAGGTGGTACATCTCTGGCGGCTGCGGAAGCCGGACTTCAGGCTGCCAACCTGGCCGCGGCCGTCGCCGCTGGGCTGGCTGCGGTGATCGCACTGACCACCTTCCCTGCACTGACGACGGCGCGCACGAGTACCTGA
- a CDS encoding carbohydrate ABC transporter permease has protein sequence MTLRSSEDAVTSSGGHRTSVLARRRARTGFLLTVPALVLVVGVVVIPIGFALWISANRWPLFGEISFVGLDNYIRVFQDAQFWQSVGFTLLYTAVVTGPVLIFGYLLAAFVRGERPGTRLFRTLLFLPTVVGLSTLSFLWYVELRPNFGLVNVTLKALGITNGQTGWSLHWVTGLAAVSVLVIWFAVGTTMVLLLGGMQSIPAEIYEAARIDGVNGWQREMLITVPLVRRNLAMATVLSVIASFLAFQQFVILTNGGPGRETTTVVMSIFHESFYAQQLGSATAMGVVVMLIVAALTAIQLILMRERDA, from the coding sequence ATGACGCTCCGGTCCTCGGAGGACGCCGTGACCTCGTCGGGCGGGCACCGCACATCGGTGCTCGCCCGGCGGCGGGCCCGAACCGGGTTCCTTCTTACAGTCCCGGCGCTTGTCCTGGTCGTGGGTGTCGTCGTCATCCCGATCGGATTCGCACTGTGGATCTCTGCGAATCGCTGGCCGCTGTTCGGCGAGATCAGCTTCGTCGGTCTCGACAACTACATCCGTGTCTTTCAGGATGCTCAGTTCTGGCAGTCGGTCGGTTTCACTCTGCTCTACACCGCAGTGGTCACCGGGCCGGTCCTGATCTTCGGCTACCTGCTGGCCGCCTTCGTGCGCGGAGAACGACCCGGCACGCGACTCTTCCGCACCCTACTGTTCCTCCCCACGGTCGTCGGTCTGTCCACGCTCTCGTTCCTGTGGTACGTGGAGCTGCGGCCCAACTTCGGACTCGTGAACGTCACGCTCAAAGCGCTGGGCATCACGAACGGGCAGACCGGCTGGTCGCTGCACTGGGTGACCGGACTCGCCGCGGTGAGTGTGCTCGTGATCTGGTTCGCCGTCGGCACGACGATGGTTCTGCTGCTGGGCGGGATGCAGTCGATCCCGGCCGAGATCTACGAAGCCGCGCGCATCGACGGGGTCAACGGGTGGCAGCGGGAGATGCTGATCACGGTTCCCCTCGTGCGGCGCAATCTCGCGATGGCGACCGTCCTCTCGGTCATCGCGTCCTTCCTCGCCTTCCAGCAGTTCGTGATCCTCACCAACGGAGGGCCGGGTCGGGAGACCACGACGGTCGTGATGTCGATCTTCCACGAGTCGTTCTACGCGCAGCAGCTCGGGAGTGCGACCGCGATGGGAGTGGTCGTGATGCTGATCGTCGCTGCACTCACCGCAATCCAGCTGATCCTCATGAGAGAGAGGGACGCATGA
- a CDS encoding ABC transporter substrate-binding protein, producing the protein MFAKHRRVTGGFVAVATAAALLTACSGGEAAPDASIDDPNPTGTVQFWTRSVLDEWAQKVVAEFNATHEVQVEITSITDDQIPTKLSAAFRTDNVPDVIAADPGQALPYITSGNYMDITEQVEAYAGGASITGPQLESTKWDDKYWGTPAFLDASVLLYNKDLFEQAGISGPPTNLDEMLDSARKVSALGDEYYGLTLGGSCAGCLAFSTMPNFWSSTGGALIIGADLDDQKAGAADNPGLKAMLEMYKAAWAEGLIPQAAQAETGATWNKDFQAGNIGIATGGLGSYTSAPAEVKDSIGVAPLPTAEGGISTYLGGGNFGITAKAKNPAGAWQFIQFALAKEQQATLPEAGFSPVRSDLLDDAAFTAQYPYVVPAIEAAQTGFGVQTNYQAAIMNDATGPWLTMFQKAVFQGEVDAAIAEGQVGIQTILDGN; encoded by the coding sequence ATGTTCGCGAAACACAGAAGGGTGACTGGCGGCTTCGTTGCTGTCGCGACCGCAGCAGCACTGTTGACCGCGTGCTCGGGTGGCGAGGCCGCCCCCGACGCGTCCATCGACGACCCAAACCCGACGGGAACAGTCCAGTTCTGGACGCGATCGGTGCTCGATGAGTGGGCACAGAAGGTCGTTGCCGAGTTCAACGCGACCCATGAGGTTCAGGTGGAGATCACCTCGATCACGGACGATCAGATTCCTACGAAGTTGTCCGCGGCATTCCGCACCGACAACGTGCCGGATGTGATCGCCGCTGATCCGGGCCAAGCACTGCCGTACATCACGAGCGGCAACTACATGGACATCACCGAGCAGGTCGAGGCCTACGCCGGCGGTGCATCCATCACGGGGCCGCAGCTCGAGAGCACCAAGTGGGACGACAAGTACTGGGGGACACCCGCGTTCCTGGATGCGTCGGTCCTGCTCTACAACAAGGATCTCTTCGAGCAGGCAGGCATCAGCGGTCCGCCGACGAATCTCGACGAGATGCTCGACTCCGCGCGCAAGGTGAGCGCCCTCGGCGACGAGTACTACGGCCTCACTCTCGGCGGCTCGTGCGCGGGATGTCTCGCCTTCAGCACGATGCCGAACTTCTGGAGCTCGACGGGCGGGGCGCTGATCATCGGCGCCGACCTCGACGATCAGAAGGCCGGCGCCGCCGACAACCCCGGGCTCAAGGCCATGCTCGAGATGTACAAAGCAGCGTGGGCCGAGGGGCTCATCCCGCAGGCCGCGCAGGCCGAGACCGGTGCCACCTGGAACAAGGACTTCCAGGCGGGGAACATCGGCATCGCCACCGGCGGCCTCGGCAGCTACACCTCGGCTCCGGCCGAGGTCAAGGACTCCATCGGAGTGGCGCCGCTGCCGACCGCCGAGGGGGGCATCAGCACCTACCTCGGAGGCGGGAACTTCGGCATCACGGCGAAGGCGAAGAACCCTGCGGGGGCGTGGCAATTCATCCAGTTCGCTTTGGCCAAGGAACAGCAGGCCACGCTGCCTGAGGCCGGGTTCTCCCCGGTGCGCTCCGACCTGCTCGACGACGCGGCCTTCACCGCGCAGTACCCCTACGTGGTGCCGGCGATCGAGGCGGCCCAGACCGGATTCGGAGTCCAGACGAACTACCAGGCGGCGATCATGAACGACGCCACGGGTCCCTGGCTGACGATGTTCCAGAAGGCGGTGTTCCAGGGAGAGGTCGACGCCGCGATAGCGGAAGGACAGGTCGGAATCCAGACGATCCTGGACGGGAACTGA
- a CDS encoding LacI family DNA-binding transcriptional regulator — MPKDAPDARPSAIARDARYIPTLNDVARVAGVSKGTVSKVLNGRAGLRAETREKVESAARQLGYRPNLQAVSLMEGRTRTVGLLTHDLEGRFCLPILVGAEDALGAGKLSVLLCDSRGDAIRERYHLEALLARRVDGLIAVGDKAAARPSLGILPVPVVYALGPSLEPNDTSVVTDDVQAGRIGAEHLVNIGRTRIAYIGGDASYRGAHERVEGVEGFLREKGMALITPPIFGAWSETWGFEAARQIVTRSPDVDAIMCGNDQIARGAIDSLREHGRRVPTDVAVLGHDNWETLALAARPPLSSVDANYQGVGRKAAELLFRLMAGDSVPGVHPVLSRVVPRGSTI, encoded by the coding sequence ATGCCCAAGGACGCGCCCGACGCTCGCCCATCGGCCATTGCCCGGGATGCGCGGTACATCCCGACTCTCAACGACGTGGCTCGGGTCGCCGGCGTCTCCAAAGGCACCGTCTCCAAGGTGCTCAACGGTCGTGCAGGTCTGCGAGCCGAAACGCGCGAGAAGGTCGAGTCCGCTGCTCGGCAGTTGGGCTACCGTCCGAACCTGCAGGCTGTCAGCCTGATGGAGGGTCGCACCCGCACCGTAGGCCTCCTCACTCACGACCTCGAGGGCCGGTTCTGCCTGCCCATCCTGGTCGGAGCTGAGGACGCGCTTGGCGCGGGAAAGCTGTCGGTTCTCCTCTGCGATTCACGCGGTGACGCGATTCGCGAGCGATACCATCTTGAGGCGTTGCTCGCCCGACGCGTCGACGGGCTGATCGCCGTGGGTGATAAAGCGGCGGCGCGGCCATCCTTGGGGATTCTTCCTGTCCCGGTCGTCTACGCCCTCGGTCCTTCCCTCGAGCCGAACGACACTTCGGTTGTGACCGACGATGTGCAGGCGGGCCGCATCGGCGCGGAGCACCTCGTGAACATCGGGCGAACTCGCATCGCCTACATCGGTGGAGATGCGTCATACCGGGGTGCGCACGAGCGGGTCGAGGGTGTCGAGGGCTTCCTCCGTGAGAAGGGGATGGCGCTGATCACGCCTCCGATCTTCGGGGCATGGTCGGAGACCTGGGGGTTCGAGGCTGCGCGTCAGATTGTGACGCGCTCCCCCGACGTCGACGCGATCATGTGTGGAAACGACCAGATCGCGCGTGGCGCCATCGACTCCCTCCGTGAACACGGCCGTCGTGTACCCACAGATGTCGCGGTCCTCGGTCATGACAACTGGGAGACCCTTGCCCTTGCCGCTCGGCCCCCTCTGTCTTCGGTCGACGCGAACTACCAGGGGGTCGGCAGAAAGGCTGCCGAACTGCTGTTCCGCCTGATGGCTGGCGACTCCGTTCCTGGAGTCCATCCCGTTCTGAGTCGGGTCGTGCCACGCGGATCCACCATCTGA